The following coding sequences are from one Sander lucioperca isolate FBNREF2018 chromosome 2, SLUC_FBN_1.2, whole genome shotgun sequence window:
- the LOC116050703 gene encoding uncharacterized protein LOC116050703: MYELNKLTLWVMTGLVAVTTVFFNGYIFLVSLWNYRQNKKWSPCETIILALSVADVAHQLLCYFWMTMNEVDSQCQISAMPYTVMMLLIYSLKFTIMWDTSFLTFYYSTKLVHTPNHCYTQIQAAILRHVTLAVCLIPLCGLGTCMPMLLVFNSGNFTLADRVCGVLMPNSSSGQIYQGMFLILADVLPGVLMVKCCISISVHLAIHLRHMKASTNAAHGPKLGTQMRVIKMALSLVAVFILCLMVDLYVNYQIMVKNSENIIVLMFFFTSIYTTVTATVLIYGKKTFWKALIHELNVCLDIYPCLARLKVPEQKAKPSAPAKVHT, translated from the coding sequence ATGTATGAATTGAATAAATTGACCCTCTGGGTAATGACAGGTCTGGTTGCTGTCACGACCGTCTTCTTTAATGGCTACATCTTCTTGGTGAGTCTGTGGAACTACAGGCAGAACAAGAAGTGGAGTCCGTGTGAGACCATCATTCTGGCTCTGTCAGTGGCCGACGTGGCTCACCAGCTGCTCTGTTACTTTTGGATGACCATGAACGAGGTGGACAGTCAGTGCCAAATCTCTGCGATGCCCTACACCGTCATGATGCTGTTAATCTACAGCCTCAAGTTCACCATCATGTGGGACACCAGCTTTCTCACTTTTTACTACAGCACCAAGCTGGTACACACCCCCAATCACTGCTACACACAGATCCAGGCCGCCATCCTCAGGCACGTCACCTTAGCTGTTTGTCTCATCCCTCTGTGCGGCCTGGGCACCTGCATGCCCATGCTCTTGGTGTTTAACTCTGGCAACTTCACCTTAGCCGACAGAGTCTGTGGGGTTTTAATGCCCAACTCGTCCTCTGGCCAGATCTACCAAGGAATGTTTCTGATCCTGGCTGATGTGCTGCCAGGGGTGCTCATGGTGAAATGCTGCATCTCCATCTCTGTCCACCTGGCCATCCATCTCCGTCACATGAAAGCCAGCACAAATGCGGCGCACGGGCCCAAGCTGGGCACCCAGATGAGGGTGATCAAGATGGCTTTATCTCTAGTGGCCGTCTTCATCCTCTGCCTCATGGTCGACCTGTACGTCAACTACCAGATAATGGTGAAGAACAGCGAGAACATCATCGTGCTCATGTTCTTCTTCACATCCATCTACACGACTGTCACCGCCACGGTGCTGATCTATGGGAAAAAGACGTTCTGGAAAGCTCTGATACATGAATTGAATGTCTGCCTGGATATATATCCGTGTTTGGCTCGTCTGAAGGTGCCTGAACAAAAGGCGAAACCCAGCGCTCCTGCAAAAGTTCACACCTGA
- the vsig8b gene encoding V-set and immunoglobulin domain-containing protein 8b isoform X2: MVVTSTGPQTFQKAQGETVELGCAYTAGPQDTGELDIEWYNVSPDMTQKDKLILSYAGNQTHYYDDPGVSKRLKFIRDPKLGDASISLSDVRPSDTATYQCKVKKAPGVDMRKITLVVMVPPSSPKCWVEGGEEKGGPVSLRCKSSQGSTPLSYKWSRESGGAIPATATQDPQTGELLIKNHTDGNIGTYVCEVTNAVGKGQCKYALNAYNPTNKAGVIAGAVIGALLLLLLLLLLIWLLVCCCHKRRYEKEVANEIREDAPAPESRPPSRNSSFRSIMSYRTHPGVHYSSVRNQHPSIREAGRSGGIYAGESNGTSQPTTTGQIHPSLNYDHRYGYAV; this comes from the exons ATGGTGGTGACATCCACGGGGCCACAGACCTTTCAAAAGGCCCAGGGGGAGACTGTGGAACTGGGATGCGCCTACACCGCTGGCCCCCAAGACACAGGAGAGCTGGACATTGAGTGGTACAATGTCAGCCCAGACATGACACAGAAAGACAAACTG ATCTTATCATATGCAGGAAACCAGACGCACTACTACGACGACCCGGGCGTCTCCAAAAGGCTCAAGTTCATAAGGGATCCCAAGTTGGGAGACgcttccatctctctctctgatgtgaGGCCCTCAGACACAGCCACCTACCAGTGTAAAGTCAAGAAGGCGCCAGGTGTCGACATGAGAAAAATCACTCTGGTGGTGATGG TTCCTCCGTCATCGCCAAAGTGTTGGGTTGAAGGCGGAGAGGAGAAAGGTGGCCCGGTCTCCCTCCGCTGTAAATCTTCTCAGGGATCCACTCCTCTCAGTTACAAGTGGAGCAGAGAGAGCGGCGGTGCAATACCAGCCACTGCAACCCAAG ACCCACAGACTGGGGAGCTGTTGATAAAGAACCATACAGACGGAAACATTGGAACTTACGTGTGTGAGGTGACAAATGCTGTGGGCAAAGGACAGTGTAAATATGCGCTGAATGCATACAACC CTACCAATAAGGCGGGTGTCATAGCCGGGGCAGTGATAGGTGCTCTCTTgctgcttctcctcctcctgctgctcatCTGGCTGCTGGTGTGCTGCTGCCACAAGCGTCGCTACGAAAAAGAGGTCGCAAATGAAATAAG GGAGGACGCCCCGGCCCCGGAGAGCAGACCCCCCAGCAGAAACTCCAGTTTCCGCTCGATTATGTCGTACCGCACCCACCCCGGGGTGCACTACAGCTCCGTGAGGAACCAGCATCCCAGTATCCGAGAAGCAGGCCGCAGTGGCGGCATCTACGCAGGCGAGAGTAACGGCACATCGCAGCCAACTACTACAGGGCAAATTCATCCGTCTCTCAATTACGACCATCGATACGGATACGCTGTGTAA
- the vsig8b gene encoding V-set and immunoglobulin domain-containing protein 8b isoform X1: protein MEPVFTTVRLKVAVLFLLTIRLKTDVTEAMVVTSTGPQTFQKAQGETVELGCAYTAGPQDTGELDIEWYNVSPDMTQKDKLILSYAGNQTHYYDDPGVSKRLKFIRDPKLGDASISLSDVRPSDTATYQCKVKKAPGVDMRKITLVVMVPPSSPKCWVEGGEEKGGPVSLRCKSSQGSTPLSYKWSRESGGAIPATATQDPQTGELLIKNHTDGNIGTYVCEVTNAVGKGQCKYALNAYNPTNKAGVIAGAVIGALLLLLLLLLLIWLLVCCCHKRRYEKEVANEIREDAPAPESRPPSRNSSFRSIMSYRTHPGVHYSSVRNQHPSIREAGRSGGIYAGESNGTSQPTTTGQIHPSLNYDHRYGYAV, encoded by the exons ATGGAGCCTGTATTCACAACTGTGAGGCTTAAGGTGGCTGTGCTGTTTCTGCTTACAATTCGGCTGAAGACAG ATGTGACGGAGGCGATGGTGGTGACATCCACGGGGCCACAGACCTTTCAAAAGGCCCAGGGGGAGACTGTGGAACTGGGATGCGCCTACACCGCTGGCCCCCAAGACACAGGAGAGCTGGACATTGAGTGGTACAATGTCAGCCCAGACATGACACAGAAAGACAAACTG ATCTTATCATATGCAGGAAACCAGACGCACTACTACGACGACCCGGGCGTCTCCAAAAGGCTCAAGTTCATAAGGGATCCCAAGTTGGGAGACgcttccatctctctctctgatgtgaGGCCCTCAGACACAGCCACCTACCAGTGTAAAGTCAAGAAGGCGCCAGGTGTCGACATGAGAAAAATCACTCTGGTGGTGATGG TTCCTCCGTCATCGCCAAAGTGTTGGGTTGAAGGCGGAGAGGAGAAAGGTGGCCCGGTCTCCCTCCGCTGTAAATCTTCTCAGGGATCCACTCCTCTCAGTTACAAGTGGAGCAGAGAGAGCGGCGGTGCAATACCAGCCACTGCAACCCAAG ACCCACAGACTGGGGAGCTGTTGATAAAGAACCATACAGACGGAAACATTGGAACTTACGTGTGTGAGGTGACAAATGCTGTGGGCAAAGGACAGTGTAAATATGCGCTGAATGCATACAACC CTACCAATAAGGCGGGTGTCATAGCCGGGGCAGTGATAGGTGCTCTCTTgctgcttctcctcctcctgctgctcatCTGGCTGCTGGTGTGCTGCTGCCACAAGCGTCGCTACGAAAAAGAGGTCGCAAATGAAATAAG GGAGGACGCCCCGGCCCCGGAGAGCAGACCCCCCAGCAGAAACTCCAGTTTCCGCTCGATTATGTCGTACCGCACCCACCCCGGGGTGCACTACAGCTCCGTGAGGAACCAGCATCCCAGTATCCGAGAAGCAGGCCGCAGTGGCGGCATCTACGCAGGCGAGAGTAACGGCACATCGCAGCCAACTACTACAGGGCAAATTCATCCGTCTCTCAATTACGACCATCGATACGGATACGCTGTGTAA